CCGGCTGCTTTGTGTCATTTTTTTTACCCCTGTTCTGCTTTTTTCCTCTGTGACGCTGCTGAAGAGAGCAGAGTTGCAAAAAGGGGAACTGCATCTGCTTTTCAACAAGGCATACGACAAAAGTAATATCAAACATTTTACACTGAAAAATCCCTACCGTGAGGTTTTTGACCTTCGGGGCGTACGGCTCTCCAACAAACGTGTAGGCAGTTCACTCAAGTCTAAACACTGCAGGTCCATCCGGGTTTCCCAATATCAGAAAAATACCGTGCGTATCGTCATAGAGACAGGAAAAAAGTATATCTGCAATGCCTATCAGCCGCTTTTTTCCTACAACAGTTACAATATTCCTCTACCGAAGTTCAAAGTTTCCAAAGTATCGAAAAGCAAAAATCAGCAGAATATCAAGAAGAAGATAGAGGCGTATATCAAAGATACTTCCAGCAAAGTAGCGGCAGCCTACAAGAGTTCGCAACATGTATCCGGGAAACCGGCAAAACATATTTCCAAAAGAGTACATGCCCATGAGCGTATTGTGATCGATGCGGGACATGGCGGGCACGATACCGGAGCGATGGTCGGCGGGAAAAAAGAGAAGGACCTTGTGCTGCAGATCGCCAAACGTCTGGAGAGACAGCTGAAAAAACGGGGATACCTGGTCTCCATGACAAGACGGGATGACCGTTTTTTGAAGCTCCCGCAGCGAACGCGTATCGCTGACAGAAAAGATGCCAAGGTCTTTGTCTCCATCCATGCGAACTCGGTACCGAAGAAAAAACGAAGCCGTGTGCACGGGGTGGAGACCTTCTTCCTGCAGACGACAAGGGATGCCAGATCACAGCGTATCGCGGCACGTGAGAACAAGGCTGTACTCAAAGGAGCGGGAAACAAGCTGAGTAAACAGGTCATCATAGACTCTGTACTTAACGGCCCGAAAATAGTACAATCCAACAAGCTGGCCATCGATGTACAACGGCGCATCATGACCAACCTGCATCTCTATTACAGCGGTGTGAAGGATGGCGGGGTGAGACATGCCCCTTTCTGGGTGCTCGTGGGTGCAAGCAGGCCGTCCATTCTGGTAGAAGTGGGGTATATTTCACACCCCAGAGAGAGAAAAAGGCTTTTTACGCCCAAGTACCAGGAGCTTATCGCCAAAGGGATCGCGGAGGGGATAGACAACTATCTCAACAACCGAAGAAAAGAGATCGACCTTGATTAGGTCATTAAAAAGGAGAGTAACGATGCGATATATCAGATATTTTTTGACAGGCATGACGGCACTGTTCGTCCTGAGCGGATGCGGTGGCCCGAGCAGGTCCGATTCACTGGTCGTGATCGATGCGGGGCATGGCGGACATGACTGCGGTGCGCAGTGTGACGGCAAGCAGGAGAAAGAGCTTGTACTGCAGATCACACAGCAATTGGCAAAAGAGTTCAAACGAAAAGGGTACAGGGTCTATCTTACCAGGGGCAGGGACAAGTTCCTGAAACTGGGGGAGAGAACGAAGATCGCCGACAAGATGGATGCAAAGGTCTTCATCTCCATCCATGCGAACGCCATTGCCAACAAAAACCGTTTTGAAGCGGTGGAAGGCATTGAAACCTATTTCCTCCAGAAAACAAGAGATGCAAGGTCTCAGAGGGTTGCAGCCAGAGAGAATGCCGCAGTACTGCAGGGTACGGACAAGCTGAGCCGGGATGTCATCATCGATGCGGTCCTGAACGGCCCCAAGATCGTAGAATCGAACAAGCTGGCCATCGATGTGCAGAACGGTATGATGAGACAGATACAGAGCAGATACAAGGATGCCATCAATGGCGGTGTAAGACCCGCACCGTTCTATGTTCTTGTCGGAGCGAGCAGGCCTTCCATTCTGGTGGAAGTAGGGTACATTACCAACTCAAAAGAGAGAGAAAGGCTTTTCAAGCCTGACTACCAGAAACGTATCGCCAAAGGCATCGTCGAAGGTGTCAGCAGGTACCTCGATAACCGAAAGGCGGAGACAGGGGTCTGAGTCAGACAGAAGGGTGCTGTCTCCCGACAGTATCAAAGCCTGCAAAGTCTGGTACAATATTGATACATAAAAAATAAAAAAAGGTGATTGGTATGAAAAAGATTGTTCTGGGATGTTTGCTTGCATCGGCAAGCAGTATGGCCATAGAGTTGGGAAAAGTACCTCCCAAGGTGCAGTTGAGCGGAGCGAATGGCGGAAAGGTCGATGGAACAAGTTGGAGTTCCTCTATGTTGAAGGGGAAAGTGCATATTCTTTTCTATGTGGATCCTGACGAACGTGACCTCAATAACAATTTGACACAGGCATTGAAGAAACGTCATTTTAACAGACAGAAATATGCTTCCGTGGCCATGATAAATCTTGCGGCGACCTGGCTGCCCAATGTCATTCTGGAGTCCAAGCTCAAAGCGAAACAGAAAGAGTTCCCTGATACGATCTATGTAAAGGACAAAAAAAAGGTACTGGTGAAAAAGTGGGATCTTGCAGACGATAATTCGGATATTCTGATCTTCGATAAGAAAGGGAAGCTGATCTATAAGAAGTTTGGAAAATTGTCAGAGAAAGAGATAAAGCATGTGCTTTCTCTCATCGAGAAGAATCTGTAGAAACGATGGAAATACCGTTTCTACAGGAATAGTTTAGAAGTCGTACGTCACACCGAAGGTAACGATATTCGTCTTGAAGTTGTGGTAACCTTCGTCATTGAGCAGGTTCTGGTAATCCACCCACAGTCCCCATCCTCTTTCCTGGTCCATATGGCCGTCGAACGGTCTGTCATAGGCTACGCCTTCTTCTCTGTCATCTTCAGTGCTTGAGAGGTCATATTCCAGACCTACACCCCATGAGAAACCGTTGTAGCTGTAGTCTGAAGGAGTGAAGCAGGTCGTTTCTATCTTCGTACGGCCGTAACCGAGCAGACCATAGATATTGACCTTTTCACTTACAGGATACTGCGGTTTGAGGTAGATACCGTAATGGGTCATACTGTCTGCCCAGTCTTCCTCGAATGCGGTCGTTAGTGCACGTGCTTCTATGCCCACATACTGGTTGTATTCCCATCCTGCCCTGACGATCCCGCCCCAGGTGGAATCTTTGAGTCTAACGACCTCAGGCTCACAGCCGTACTGATAACAGTCTGCACTGATGCCTGCCCACATAAGACCCACACCCACATAGAAAGGATTTGGACCGTCTGAATCTATCGGGATAGGCACTGGTGCAACAGGAGCGACAGCTCCTCCCGCCTGAAGTATTCCTGTACTCAGCAATGCAGCGAGAGCTGCTGTTCTTAAACCTTTTTTCATTTTACGCCTCCTTGTCTTTTGGCTCTGTTCAGCTCTTCTCTTCTAACAAAGTAAAGGCCGAGCATCAGTGTCATGAGTATCATCAGTGCTGCAGAAACATTGCCCATGGCAGACGAACTGTCACTTTGTATGTCGTTACAAGGACAGTTTTCATCTTCCTCCGGTGCGACCGCATTAACTATACCATTGTAATGACTAACGTCGCTACCCTGAATATCTCCGTCAGCAGTTACTGTACCAGTATTCTCATATTGACCCAAAGTGGCAATACCTGTCTTACTACATGTCATACTTTCTCCAGGTTCCAAGATAGTCGATGGACAAAGGATGTTTCCTTCTATATCATCAGTGACAACAATATTGGTTAACTTGACGTTCCCGTTGTTTGTAATCACATAATTCCATGTTATGGTATCACCTACTAATATATCTGGTCCCGGAGCATCATCTGCATCTTCATCATTGGTTGTTTTATACATATAAACAGAAGGTTCATCTTTAATCGCAATATTATTAAAGGTACATTCCACAGTTTCGCCTGGATCAAGGTTGATCTCAACGGTTCTATGATTTATATCTACTCTGCTATTGGAGCTAGGATCTATACAGCTTAGTCCGCTCAATGCAAAATGTTCTCCCATGTCCTCTTCTGTAACAGTGTATGTTCCAGCTTTTAGATTCTCATATGTTTGGCTTTCTCCACCACTTAGTTGTAATGCGGTGGCGAAATCGATGTTTTGGGAGAAATTGAACTTGGTTGTAGTGTCTCCGTCAGTTTTTTTGTGAATAATGATCTTACTTTCTTTTGCATTCGCATAAGTACATTCGTAATCCTGCTGTTCAGGCCCCTCATAGGTAAATTCACAACTGTTTGTTGTTTTATTGACAAAGTACCATCCATCTTTCATCTCTTCATCTATTCGATAGTGTGTTCCTTCATCTAGGTTATCCTGGTTTGCCAAAATAACCCAATCTCCGGCTACAGTAGCTTTTCTGCTTACTTCTACCCAATTTCCGTCAACTTCTTTTTTGAGTATCATTGTCCATCCTGCACTTTGATCCTCATCCCCAATCATATCTGGGAAAGTCTTTTTCCTCACTTTGACATTAATGAATTGGTCAGCCGGTTCATTTGTGAATGTGGCAGATCCTCTACACGCGTTCGTCAGATTGACTATTTGAAAAGTATCTTCGCCGTTGGCAGGCTGCCAGCCGGTTTTGGGATCTTCTTGTATATTATAGATACCGGCAAGTACATTTGTAAATGTTTGTGATGCGCTTGTTTTCCCGGCAGGTACAGTCAATGTAGTCTTATAACTGCTTCCATCAGGCTGCTGAATAGTGAAATGGAAATCTGTGTCGGTGTCTTTGGCTTCCAGAATATTTTTTGTCAGGTTGAAGTTTATAATTCTGCTTGCCCTGAAAAGTACTTCAAAACTACTGCTTTTTTCATTGTTCAAAGTGGCAGTATCTCCTAAGTGACCCTCAGTGGAGGCATTTTTTTCGACATAAATTCGTTTTTTAAATGTAACACTATTGCTGTTTTCTTGAAGAGCTGAGGTCCACCATACTTCGCCATTCGTAACGTCCTTCAATTGATAATTATTACCGAATGTTCCATTTGCACCGTTCACCTCTTCTACGGAATAAGCATAACCTTTCCCATCTATGTGCTCTTTGTCGACGATTGTGGCATTATTTTCAACAATGGTTCCAGTCTTTATATCCTCATCACGTACCAAGGCTGTAGCCGTCAATGTTGCTGTCGGTTCATTAATGTTGGTAAGTGTATAGGTAGCTGTTGCTATATCGTTCAGGTTGGTTGCATTTGCTGCATCGATGCTTACTGTGTGTGTACAAATCGTATGTTCACCTGTATTTTCTGCAAGAGTAACTTCAGGACAGTCAAATGAATCCAGTGGAGTATCACCACTGCGTATTACATCATGTACAGAGATGGTCTGTGGACGTCTTGTTGGGTTGTTTGCACTGATGACGGTTTGAACATTGACCATTCCTTCGGGTGTAACATCACTTTTTTTCCATGTTATCGTGATATCAATATCTTCTTGCAGTGGATTGTCATCTGCACATAGGTCACCAAAATCAATTGAATTGACAGATGCATTCTTTTCAATACTCCACGTTCTGCTTCCTTCAGCTGCCGCACTCATACCTTTATTCAATATTTGCGGTTTGAGATCCTTTACCGGAATTGAAAGGTCTTGTTTTCCAATTGCTGTATCCCCAACAGGTAACAATTCGGCATGGAGAGAGGCGCCTGGATATTTACGAGCACCTATAGCAAGACGCATATTGAACATCGGAACACAGATCAGGTTAGCGGGAAAATCCTTTATTTCAACTACCCTATAGATCGTTGCCTCATCAGTACCGATTTCTAATGATTGGACGGCTACAGCACCATGCTGCTTACATTGATCAACTTTGCTTTGATCACCTTTATTTGCAGCCAGGGTCGCTTCTACATCCAATGTAAATTCCGTAATGTAATCCCATCCTGCCGATCCATCGGATCGATTGACAATATAGTCTCCACCCACTTTAAATGAAATATCCGCAGGTGTATCCGAACTGTTTTCAACAAAGAGCTGCATAGGTACCATATCGAGTTCAGCCCAGTTTTTGCCAAGCCAACCATTCTTATAAGCAGACTTATTACACTGGTACATTATAAAATCATCATGACCTGGATGCATGTCCGGTACCAGTTTCCCCTCATATGTTGTTATATTTGAAGAATTACATCCCTGTAAATCAATGCTGATCTTAGCTTCAAGCGAAGTTGCAGCAAGCAGAAGCGATGCACCAACTACTAGGCCTCCTGCTGTTTTCCGGACCCTGCTGAGCCAACTATGTTTATCGATTAATTTCATATTAACCCCTTTTAATTTGTTTTTTCTGGAGCAAAATTTCTTTCACTCCATACGCTTTTTCTCCTCTGTAACCCGGCTGTCTACGTGAGACCCGCGGCTTTCCGTCCTATTTTTGCAAATAGTTTGGCCTACATATAGATTATGACATAAAATATGTAAAAAGAGAAGATATCATAATTATTTATGAAGCTTATATGTGTAATTGTTCAATCTTACACACTTATGTGCTGTAATGATCTGAAGGTTTCATAAATAGGTTTTTTTAAACCAGAGGTAATAGAGAGCAAAAAAGATGAAGCCCAAGCCCAGTGTGGCCGTAACGGCTTCAAGGGAAAGTCCCGCTTGGGCCGCGTATCCGATGAAAAGTGCCGTGGAGACATTGGAGAGCATGAAGAACATGTCGTTGTAGGAGATGACCCTTCCCATGTACTGTTTCTCAGTCTCCTCCTGTATGAGAAGGTAGGTGTAGGACCAGAGTGTGGTAATGAAAAAACCTGTTACGAAAAGTGCCAAAAGTGCAAGGTGAAAGTT
The window above is part of the Sulfurovum riftiae genome. Proteins encoded here:
- a CDS encoding N-acetylmuramoyl-L-alanine amidase, with the protein product MKLLRLLCVIFFTPVLLFSSVTLLKRAELQKGELHLLFNKAYDKSNIKHFTLKNPYREVFDLRGVRLSNKRVGSSLKSKHCRSIRVSQYQKNTVRIVIETGKKYICNAYQPLFSYNSYNIPLPKFKVSKVSKSKNQQNIKKKIEAYIKDTSSKVAAAYKSSQHVSGKPAKHISKRVHAHERIVIDAGHGGHDTGAMVGGKKEKDLVLQIAKRLERQLKKRGYLVSMTRRDDRFLKLPQRTRIADRKDAKVFVSIHANSVPKKKRSRVHGVETFFLQTTRDARSQRIAARENKAVLKGAGNKLSKQVIIDSVLNGPKIVQSNKLAIDVQRRIMTNLHLYYSGVKDGGVRHAPFWVLVGASRPSILVEVGYISHPRERKRLFTPKYQELIAKGIAEGIDNYLNNRRKEIDLD
- a CDS encoding N-acetylmuramoyl-L-alanine amidase family protein — encoded protein: MRYIRYFLTGMTALFVLSGCGGPSRSDSLVVIDAGHGGHDCGAQCDGKQEKELVLQITQQLAKEFKRKGYRVYLTRGRDKFLKLGERTKIADKMDAKVFISIHANAIANKNRFEAVEGIETYFLQKTRDARSQRVAARENAAVLQGTDKLSRDVIIDAVLNGPKIVESNKLAIDVQNGMMRQIQSRYKDAINGGVRPAPFYVLVGASRPSILVEVGYITNSKERERLFKPDYQKRIAKGIVEGVSRYLDNRKAETGV
- a CDS encoding DUF7507 domain-containing protein, with protein sequence MKLIDKHSWLSRVRKTAGGLVVGASLLLAATSLEAKISIDLQGCNSSNITTYEGKLVPDMHPGHDDFIMYQCNKSAYKNGWLGKNWAELDMVPMQLFVENSSDTPADISFKVGGDYIVNRSDGSAGWDYITEFTLDVEATLAANKGDQSKVDQCKQHGAVAVQSLEIGTDEATIYRVVEIKDFPANLICVPMFNMRLAIGARKYPGASLHAELLPVGDTAIGKQDLSIPVKDLKPQILNKGMSAAAEGSRTWSIEKNASVNSIDFGDLCADDNPLQEDIDITITWKKSDVTPEGMVNVQTVISANNPTRRPQTISVHDVIRSGDTPLDSFDCPEVTLAENTGEHTICTHTVSIDAANATNLNDIATATYTLTNINEPTATLTATALVRDEDIKTGTIVENNATIVDKEHIDGKGYAYSVEEVNGANGTFGNNYQLKDVTNGEVWWTSALQENSNSVTFKKRIYVEKNASTEGHLGDTATLNNEKSSSFEVLFRASRIINFNLTKNILEAKDTDTDFHFTIQQPDGSSYKTTLTVPAGKTSASQTFTNVLAGIYNIQEDPKTGWQPANGEDTFQIVNLTNACRGSATFTNEPADQFINVKVRKKTFPDMIGDEDQSAGWTMILKKEVDGNWVEVSRKATVAGDWVILANQDNLDEGTHYRIDEEMKDGWYFVNKTTNSCEFTYEGPEQQDYECTYANAKESKIIIHKKTDGDTTTKFNFSQNIDFATALQLSGGESQTYENLKAGTYTVTEEDMGEHFALSGLSCIDPSSNSRVDINHRTVEINLDPGETVECTFNNIAIKDEPSVYMYKTTNDEDADDAPGPDILVGDTITWNYVITNNGNVKLTNIVVTDDIEGNILCPSTILEPGESMTCSKTGIATLGQYENTGTVTADGDIQGSDVSHYNGIVNAVAPEEDENCPCNDIQSDSSSAMGNVSAALMILMTLMLGLYFVRREELNRAKRQGGVK
- a CDS encoding porin family protein, which produces MKKGLRTAALAALLSTGILQAGGAVAPVAPVPIPIDSDGPNPFYVGVGLMWAGISADCYQYGCEPEVVRLKDSTWGGIVRAGWEYNQYVGIEARALTTAFEEDWADSMTHYGIYLKPQYPVSEKVNIYGLLGYGRTKIETTCFTPSDYSYNGFSWGVGLEYDLSSTEDDREEGVAYDRPFDGHMDQERGWGLWVDYQNLLNDEGYHNFKTNIVTFGVTYDF
- a CDS encoding YtfJ family protein, giving the protein MKKIVLGCLLASASSMAIELGKVPPKVQLSGANGGKVDGTSWSSSMLKGKVHILFYVDPDERDLNNNLTQALKKRHFNRQKYASVAMINLAATWLPNVILESKLKAKQKEFPDTIYVKDKKKVLVKKWDLADDNSDILIFDKKGKLIYKKFGKLSEKEIKHVLSLIEKNL